DNA sequence from the Moorena sp. SIOASIH genome:
TCTCACCCCAACTCCTCAACCAGTTAGCCCCATCTCGCTGGACTCACTGGGGTGCTTTTACCACTATTTTCCCCCTCGATTATCCCATTCATGACCGAGTGATGTTAGTTCAAACCATTGTGCTGGGGGATTTATTCTCATCAGAACGGTTGGCTCGTTTGCGGGATGCTCAACTGAAAACTAGTTCCGGGGAAGCCTTGACCATGGCAGAAGTGTTTGACACTGTTCAAGATAGCATCTGGAAACTAGATACTAAAGCTAAGATTGAGCCAATCTCTAGCTTGCGTCGGGGATTGCAACGGCAGTATATGAGTCTTTTAGTGAACATGGCACTGCGCAATTCCAATAGTCTAGAAACTGCCCGCACCTTCCCTGAATTTATTATTGCTATCCAAACCTTTAATACTCCCGAGGATGCTCGGGTCTTAGCCCGGTATAAACTCCGTCAATTGCGGGATGCGATCGCAAAGACCTTGAACAAACAAGGGAAAAACCTTGATACTGCTAGCTTAGCCCACTTAGAAGGGGCACGCGATCGCATTACTAAAGTCTTGGATGCACCGTTGCAAGCGGAATAAAGTATGACTTGAGCCGTAAGCTATCAGCTATCAGCTCTCAGCTCTCAGCTCTCAGCTCTCAGCTCTCAGCTCTCAGCTCTCAGCTAAAGGCTGACCACTGACCACTGACCGCTGACCGCTGACGGCTTGACCACTGACCGCTGAATGCTTACTATAGGTGTCTTCTACAAAAGAAGACATCTTCCTCTTTTATTCGATGCCAGGATTACCTCTGGAGGGTGCATCTCAATGCATGCTGTTTGACCCGGTGGGTGGAACGGGCATCTTGCCCGTTACAATCGGACGCAACTTTTGCCTATTGCTAGCATGCCTATTGCCTTGCCCGTAGCGCTATACCAATCCGTTGCCGATGTTGCCTCATGTGAGATACCCTATGCCTTGGATGAATGCTTCCCCCACCTGCGTTCTCGTGGTGGGGGTGTCCGTCTTAATTACAAGGTTTTATCCCTCGCGACAGGCGGCATTCTCGCGCCTGTTGCCAGGACTTTTGCTGGACTATTCCCCCAAGTCGTTTCCGCTATGGGGCTTGTATTATAAACTTTTACCTAGAGTCTGACGTATATAAACCGACTACAAAGGATTTACAGGTCTGTTTTCCCTGGCGTTGAGAGGTCGTGCCTCTAGGTTGCTCAGAATCTTGTTCTGTCCTTTGCCGTACCGCTCAAGCTAAATTAACTATAACACAATAGGCAGTTCTCAGACCCCCACCTGCGTTCTCGTGGTGGGGGAATGCGTCACTCATCTTGTTCAATTTAAGAAAATCATGGTCACTAAGCTCCTTAGCATTTTCCAGAAAGCCCTATCACTCACAGGATTAGTACTACTCCTGTCCTTCTCAACCTGGTCACTGCCAGCCACAGCAGCCGCCAAGATTAGTCCTCAACTAGAACAACAAATACTGGAAGTCATCCGCAACCACCCAGAAGTAATCCTAGAATCCGTCCAGAGATACCAGCAGCAACTGGAACGGGAAAGCCAGCAGCAACAGCAAGCAATCTTGCAGCAATTCAAAATCAATCCCCAAGCCTTCATTGGTTCCTCCCCCACCACTAGCGCCATTGAAGATAAAATTGTGCTAGTAGAATTCTCAGACTTTCAGTGTCCCTTCTGTGCCAGAGCTCACGACACCGTCAACCAGTTTATAGCAAA
Encoded proteins:
- a CDS encoding thioredoxin domain-containing protein: MVTKLLSIFQKALSLTGLVLLLSFSTWSLPATAAAKISPQLEQQILEVIRNHPEVILESVQRYQQQLERESQQQQQAILQQFKINPQAFIGSSPTTSAIEDKIVLVEFSDFQCPFCARAHDTVNQFIANHGDEVTLVYKHFPLTGIHPQALPAAQAAWAATQQGKFWQYHDALFANQKQLGEELYLAIAQDLDLDLEQFNRDRKAADRAIAEDMQLAQLLGLSGTPFFVMNGEAFSGAVPLKQMEAILAQVRNS